AATCTTCCACCAAAGGCAGcgtatctgtctgtctgcatgccaaatcaCACCGGATGTTTTCTAATCTCTATTAACTGCTTTTCTTTAgtgttgtgtgtgaatgtgagtcaCAACCTCCATAATCAGGTTAAATCCTCGCTGATTTGGGAGGCGGGGCTCATGGTATGTGTTGGTTtgcacagagagaggagaggagcagaaaaacattttactgtaaTTTAGTTCAAGAAATgcctttttaattaaattcGCAGACAGATTACTGGAGATGTATGATGGCATATTTGCAACTCGTTTAAATATATCTTGGCAAGGTGGTGAGATGAAATAGCTGAAAAAAGGACACATGCACTTCCAGTTAGGCGTCTATTTGCCATTTgtcatctctttgctcttttttctgctttgcatGCATAGTTACTGCAGCTGCTGTTGCAATGCAGTGTAACAGAAGGAAAAATCAGTGGGAAAGAGCCTCTCTTTAACAAGAAAAAGACATATTTGGAAGCGATCagctgtaaaataaacataaagtaGCATCATAATGTGATTTTTACCCACTTGCCCTCTAAATACAAAAGAAAGTGTAAATAGAATAACAAGGATTCTGTCAGATGGACATTTGATGAAATCCATTATTAATTGTAAAGCAGTACTGAATGTAAGCAAGGTATCAAAATCTCATTTGATTCCACTGAGCTTCAGTGCGCTGCAGTTACATCGTAGAAAAATGCAtaagcacacacactgtgtaaGACTTTATGTATTGGATAATGTGAGGGGACACTGCGACCTTGAAATGTTTCTAAAGCTTTGCAAATAGAAATGTTAATATAAATCAACAATTCAATAATTATACCTTTTAGTTTGCAGTCACAACACCTAAATGGATGAGTTTCACAGCAACAACATAAAGTTAAAAATCCGTTTCTTTTGTGATATTCACAGAAGGTTTAACATGTCTGTTGTTTTTAGTGTTCACTATAAAAACTCACCAGCAATAGGTGGTCCAAGCAGGCCTCCGCTGCTGCGTATAAGCATGAAGAACCCCAGTGCACTTCCGAGCCTCTGGATGCCCACAACCTCAGCCAGCACAGTGATGTGAATGGCAACCGTTGCACCATACACCAGCCCGTAAACTGCACTAAAAGCAACCAGCTCTGAAAACGAGGTAGCCAACGGGCATAGCAGTAACACTGTACCCAGCAGAATCACTGTAGCCGTCAGCTGCTGCACCTGGAAATGGGAAACAGTGCATTAGAGTGTTTCTTAGTTTCAGACTAGAGGgctagttacattttttttctcaatgagTCGCCGGGAACATCCCAAGTATCGATGCATTATTTACCTTTCCGTAGATATTAAGTTGTAATGATTTACTTATTGTTTCACCCATCACCTACAATATTTCTTGCTCAACAGGCATATCTGTTTGATCTGTAATACTGTTAATAAGAAGCACTTTGCTATCATGTGATTTTCAAAGTATGGTTCTAGGTCTGGTTCATTATTACATTGAACGCACCGTCTCTGTCAGTCTCAGGTTTGCCACCCAGCCAAAAAACACTCTTCCAAAGAGGTCCAGCACTGCAGAGATGGACATAAGAGCAGCTGCCTGGTACTCCTCGATCCCTTTACTGCGGGCATAGGGAACCAGGAACAGAGCTGGGGCAAAGAAACCCAGAGCAGCAAACACCCCAAACATAGAGTAGACCATGAACTGAGCATTTGTAATGAGGGTATAATCTACATACAGAAGAATTTTGTTCTTTAGTTCAGTCCACTTAGTTCTGCTGGTTGATTCTTCAGTCATATCATGTTTGTCACTGGGATCTTCAAAACATAGTTCCACTCTCCACTCATCAGCATCCTCCAGCTCTTTCCCTACATGGCAGCTGGACTTGACCTCATCCAAGTCCTCTTTAGAGACTGATCTGATTTCCAAGCTTTCTTCTGCAGCTTTTATCTCACTGCCATTAGTAGGATCTTTGGTGGCTTTCAGGGGCCTCAACAACATCCCACTTACGCACAGGTTAAGCTGCAGACCCCCTAAGATCAGCAGAGCACCTCTCCAAGAGAAGCTGTCAATCAGCAGCTGAAATAAAGGGGTGAGGACAAAGGTAAAAATGCATTCTCCTGAGCTGGATAAGGCATTTGCCACCGGGCGCCTCTTCTCAAAGTAATAGCCCAGCATGGTCACTGTGGGCGTCCACGTTAAAGCGTAGCCAAATCctgtagcaaagaaaaacagcaaatatgatattttctgtgttgtgttttcgGTTGGTTTTGTGTGCATTGTATCACTTACCATTTAGAAACCCTACTGTTAAGTAGAGTTCAGTGAGGTTATTGGCAAAAGCCCCAAATACAACTCCTAAGCTGCACATCAGACCCCCCGTTATCACTACAGCACGATGGCTGAATCGTGCGCTGAGTGCAGATGCCACTGGAGCTGCAAATGGACACATAGGACATACTCATATAACTGATTCCATAACAACATTTACACACTTCATAGTATAACAGATGCTTTTTAATCTGTTCTGTAACTTGCTTAGAATTTTAATCGTCGACttaagagtgtcctttattgtCCAGCTATATAATTTATATAACCAAACTATCCTAACAGTTGGGTTCAAAATTACATCTTATTATTTTGAGTACTCTCCTGGTAGTTTTGTGATTAATGCAGTAGAATTCATTCAGCATGAAAAGAACCGGGTGTCAAATGTTtaaccattttttaaattgtagaaGTGCGACACCTGGTGGCCATAACTTAAAAAGTGGAGGGCATTTAAAGGGTAAACGCATCGAGATAATACTGTCAAAATAGGAAAATGTGTCGGGATGCTCCGATGTCTACTCTCACCACACTCGCTTCCATACGCTTGTATTAAATACAGACATGCTTAAGATTAAAAACTTGCTGATAGTTACCTACAATGTGAATGGTAGCCACCGCAATAGAGGTGATCCACGATGTACCTGTTGCTGTGGTTTCAAAGTATCGATGTATCTCAACGTAGAATACACCAAATGCTTTAATGACCCCAAAGGTCAGACCAAAAACTAGAAAGCAGGAGAGCAGGATGAACCAGGCGTAGCCCCCGTCGGGGGCTGCAGCTGCCGCCATGGTTATCCTTCTCCTCTGAGCTCTCGATGCAGAGTTCACTTGCGCTGGCTCCTTAAACAGTCAAATATCTACAGGGAGAAAAACAagtatgttattatttatttatttttttgggcgCTTTTACATTTGATGTCAAATTGTTAAGCAAGATATTAATTTCCATAAGAGACTTTAATTTGTAAACAGATATTGGCTGGTGTCTCTGCACTGAAGATATTCAGAACAGCTACTAAATCTGAATGATGTTCTTGTTTAATTTCAGATGCAAATCAACATATTTTGGACACGAATACATTAAACACAAAGACTTATCTGGATACCTCTGGCTAAAATTTGTCAGTACTAAGTGAAAAAGTTACCTTCTAAGTACAGTACCCAACTGCTGTACTTAATATATGAAAATGTACATCATGATGTCAGTGAACAGAATTACTAATGCATGCAACAACAAGACCAGCCCAGGTATGTCTGAGAGCCAGAGCTGCGATTCTGTCTCCAATAACCATTTAGTCCCTAAAAACAGAGCAACTTCAGCAACCTCGCACAGAGCACTGTACTTCGAAAGTGTAACAGTACAACCAGGCAACCACCCTTAGACTCAAGTTCCCCTGCTGTCATCAGTTTgataagtggttaagaaaataTATGGGTGGATATATTTGAGTAATATGTACCTGGCTCGTGTACAGAGCGCTGACAAAAACTCAGAGAAGCTTTTATGATGAACTGGGATCCCACATAAAGTTTCATTTCCAGGTGTAATGGAGAAAATCCAGATAGGATGCAAAATCTTGTGGAAGTCAATACGAGGTTTTTGATTCTATTAGTTTTTCCCTCACATAAACACTCACTGAGCGAATGTTGATTCCTAGGTTAAGAGTTTAGTTCCAGCTGTAATTCCCACCAAGCAATACTGACCGATGATAACGATGACTTGTGTGGTGCAGTTGGATAACACTGACAATGTAACTTTGGTCATGAGACAGTACATACAGTCCATTTACTTCCTTTGATGTCTGCCTCAAACTGACCACCACGTGTGTCCACAAGACTAAAATCTCGAGGGCTGGATTAGTCTTTGTCtaagcagcatttcatttcaATAAGCCATACTCACTCTGCCTGCTGAATCAACTAAACATGAAACATTTGTCATAAATCGAGACATTCAACACCTCTTTATTCCAACCAGCGTTTAGTctgaaaaaggacatttttcatctttctctGCGTCTGTCCAAAAAGGACAACAGTAAAGTGCGTCTATTGTTAGTCATTTGTCTCTTGGTCTCTTTGGACGACAGTCAGAGCACAATTTATCACACATGATAGGATTTAGCTCAGTTCCCTTTTCTGCTGATGAAACATACATAACACAAAAACCGATAATGAAACTGCACAGAGTGCATAGAGAACAGAGGATTTTCATGCATTTCAATTATGGAGATTATTCACCTTCTGTGGGATTTGAATGAAGGAGGTCTGAACCTAAATCCAGATCATGACCCCAACAGCTCAACAACATTATAAGATGAGATGAATGAAAGTGTAATTCAAAGCATTAGATTTTACATGTGATCCATGTAAAATAATATTGCTACCTTACTTTTCTTGGTCAGCATGAAGCCATGATGTTCCTCCTGTGGGGCAGCCGTCCAAGCTTGGTGGGATTTGTTAAGCATAAGCGGCTTGTCACATGCTGAGGTTGTAGTGGTGTTACTCACACAGGAAAAGATGCAGCTCGTCTTCTCGTGTTAGAGGTTAAAAGGTGCAAAAGTCAAGCATGGACAATAAGTGTAAGAAAAGGGGTTAAGTAAAGGAATCAAGGAGATAGGGAATaaaatacagcagaggattAAATATGATGTAAAAGGTTAAGAGCAACATGTGAACAGCTAACCTGGATAGACCTTTGTACCTCACGGTTCCTGGACATgttgaaaacaaagacacatgcAGGGCAAAGTTTTATTAAACTTGTCTTATCAgctgtttggtgtgtgtgtgtgtgtgtgtgtgtgtgtgtgtgtgtgtgtgtgtgtgtgtgtgtgtgtgtgtggggagtaACACCATAAACACAATCATGCGTTTCTCTGTAACATTTAATATCAATGACTAACTAACAACAATCAAAGGTGGAAACAATGTATCAGTAAATCAGTTAAGAGCTTCATATTAGAGAACTTAGCTACTTCAGTTTACTCAGAACTTTCTGACCACGAGTGTGACGCGTCCATCATGCAGTTAACAAATCACTACGATACGTTCAAACGCATGTTCTCATTTGCTTCTCAATCAAATCCCCAAATCTGACACTTGTTTGTAACATCCTGGGTTTTTTAAAACCACGATTTTGCCTTGCGTGCTACTTTTAATAGAGCAGTATCTTTCAATAGGGAAGATGTTGTGTGTTTCAACACCCCTCAAATACATGTACATTCTGACCGCAACATAAtgaaatctgtaaaaaaaatagacaaataAAGACAGACCATATTAATGTGGTCCATGataaccacccacacatgcagataAAGCTACAAGCTCAGACAACTGAGACTGTATTCTGCGCCGGGCACGTCAAAACACAGCTGAGAGCTCAGCAAGTCCTTTCACAAGTGATACGTTTGCTCTGTTGCTGCCTTGCAGACAGTCAACACGACTCCTCTGATCAATGCGTCATATACCAAAGAGAAAATGGCAAGGTTGGTTAAAAGGTGCCCGGAGTGCACGCTTGCTCAAAGCAACACTTGTTTACAccatgtaaaagtaaaaagatatGATCCCGTCAAAAAGGTCATCCCATGATTAGTAATGGATTCCTTCAAGGGAAAaactaaagataaatatattttttttatttcaaatgaaaATACTTAAATTAGCAAACTGAGTTTTGATTCATGAGGTGTCCTTTTTAGTCGGgtgctatttttaaaataacataataaataatatattagcTTGAATGTGTTTGAATCAGATGGATTTGGATTCATCTGCTCCATTCCTGTGTACCACGGACATATTCATTAGCAAAGGTAAAATAAGGACATGCAAATGTGACATCATTATCCCACAACCACCTGGGACAAACCCCTCGTAAACCTCCTTTAACCACCTCTCAGTGGTACAACCTGCCAATAAACTTTGGCAAACTATTAATTCTGCTCATGAACTGTCTCTTTTATGAGCTTTACAGTTCACTAAAGAGGCACGGTACCAATGTTTGTGGTGTGCCAGATTGTTAGTGTGGATCTTTACAAAGCCAAGTGCACATTGTTTGGGCCAAGTTTATGTGGGCTTGTGAGTCAGCAGACGGCAGCAAAGAGAGAAGTCTTCCTTTAATAGGGAAGCAAATGATCCTTCCTGCTTCATCGATCACATTAAATCTTCTGTCAGTGGTAAAAGTATATATACTCTGTGTACTCTTAGCCTATGTTGAATttgatattttcaaaaataatatcCATAAATGTGATTTGGGGATGACTCGCACTCTTTGTTTCAGTAAATTCAAATTTCAGATAGCTTTCCTGTGTTGTGGTGAAGGTCACTGCGTGGCAGTGCTGTTTAGGTGTTAGAGCTTAGCGAGACAGAAACGGTGGGGGATGGAATAAAAGAATCAATCTTCTTTCTCTGCATCTGTCCAACACCCAGGTAATAATTTAGACCAGTCTACCTCTCCTGGATGTATTCCTGTTATGTAACATCAGCAGAAGAATTATCCCAGTCTATTTTAGAGTATCTTTAGTAATTGTACGTTCATGCAAAAGCTTGCTTGTAATGCccagaacacagacatacacgtACCAACGAGTGCTTTAAAACAATTAAAGATTTATAAGAATGGGTGATGAATTACAAATCTATGCTGGGGAAGGTGGGATAGTGGTATAGATGGAGATGGAGACCTGAATAATGAATATGTGCTGCTGAAGCCTGACACAGTGCACAGGGTGGTGTTATTAACTGTGCTGTTCAGTGGAGGGTGGACTCTGATGCCTGTCTTCACTGTATCTGGCTTCATGTCTGTTATTGTTATTGCAGCAGAGACGTGTTTGTCTGCACAGGCTGCCCCCACACGTCACCAAACAAGTcaactttctgtttttcacacacAGTCTCAGATCTTTGTGCCTATGAGGGAATCCAGAGCCATGTTAcgttttttaaaagcacaatgCTACAGGGAAAATTTGTAGCATACTTCATGGCCAGCGTTGCATTCATTCTGCTGCACGCACGGCTAACTGAAATGCTGACTAAAGCTTtactgttgtttcttttttcttcatttccagtcatGATGGTGATGCAACAAAAGTGAAATGCAGAACACCGCTTTGAAAGAAGCCCATAGAAGTTACATGACAGCCAGCTTCCTCTCA
This Astatotilapia calliptera chromosome 7, fAstCal1.2, whole genome shotgun sequence DNA region includes the following protein-coding sequences:
- the LOC113027140 gene encoding monocarboxylate transporter 13 — encoded protein: MAAAAAPDGGYAWFILLSCFLVFGLTFGVIKAFGVFYVEIHRYFETTATGTSWITSIAVATIHIVAPVASALSARFSHRAVVITGGLMCSLGVVFGAFANNLTELYLTVGFLNGFGYALTWTPTVTMLGYYFEKRRPVANALSSSGECIFTFVLTPLFQLLIDSFSWRGALLILGGLQLNLCVSGMLLRPLKATKDPTNGSEIKAAEESLEIRSVSKEDLDEVKSSCHVGKELEDADEWRVELCFEDPSDKHDMTEESTSRTKWTELKNKILLYVDYTLITNAQFMVYSMFGVFAALGFFAPALFLVPYARSKGIEEYQAAALMSISAVLDLFGRVFFGWVANLRLTETVQQLTATVILLGTVLLLCPLATSFSELVAFSAVYGLVYGATVAIHITVLAEVVGIQRLGSALGFFMLIRSSGGLLGPPIAGFFIDKMSDYGTGFLMAGVSLIVSALFLLLLHITNRRGQGTANKSQSTHKDNKGQSLGGEEKEEQDMT